Proteins encoded in a region of the Falco rusticolus isolate bFalRus1 chromosome 10, bFalRus1.pri, whole genome shotgun sequence genome:
- the BUB1B gene encoding mitotic checkpoint serine/threonine-protein kinase BUB1 beta isoform X2, whose amino-acid sequence MSQDCSDEWELSKENVQPLRQGRVMSALQEALAQKETSVHTAVQLKKQAFESEIRFYSGDDPLDVWDRYIKWTEQTFPQGGKESNLAAILERAVKALNEQQRYYKDPRYLNLWLKFGNCCNEPLDLYSYLHSQEIGTTLALLYITWAEELEARGSFKKADLIFQEGLQRKAEPLDKLQSRHRQFQIRVSRQTLLGLEEAPDEDDVGLLGTAEPQRSSLADLKGRGKKKVRAPISRVGDALIATNQTSSFQTLTSQQLSNNPGFAVFDENSASGPEVPVLKTQPWTAPPAPRAKENELGAGPWNSGRRPHSSANTGIEVPFPLPDFTPYVEESAQQQLMTPCKIEPSINHVLSAHKPEKDEDPLQRVQKNHQQDTQEKKDMVMYCKDKVYAGVEEFSLEEIRAEIYRKKAKKKAEEEMQAIAQKKEEIQRKIEELEKKLKKKDDDKQKQVCEQPTEITEALPALGLQGFTFSSATGVGEKQPQLQSEFRVSEDTQLHKLSCSEVIQSLDVCPDTRKGNVFLNSEDEQEGQGDEASLGKKDVGLPLPPDPATFFSIFDESSTSSSQNISSADHTQKSAQRPLAVRKPSDSLTAKESASPEACDELNGIEPLTEDAIVTGSYKNKTLCANPEDTCDFVRAAHLASTPFHGVLAQRVPTSAFSQGVLKEGCPESKSVPLNQEALVCQGEYNGVLDVNKLSPIMEASLEDTRSSGGSVSSGSSRSSVTQISTIKYLHIPEKLELAQSLPAEMASDCGGTNENITGDDVTQWSAEQRKKLLDPMPETLTASPDFHLETGTLPVMELEKEVELGSETYCIKWEYWTNEENKMVFAIPANFTQLDAKGFAIKVHSQPVPWDFYITLQLQQRLNTDFDQSFSENCSCYLYQDGCAVLHRGINRFTIGDVIRACKPVTEEVILLVVYNLLGVVEKLHKAEIVHGDLNPETFFLGDRICDPFANDEMARALKIVDFSHSLDLRLQSRVSLPSSFPIFQTHHGQQLLTKSSFPYQIDLVGIADIVHLMLFGDHVQVYQEDSIWKIRQNVSRTVDSDFWSKLFERILNADGKATVPLLRELKEEISDMFDSCFQERLCESLAALGETFLLENFL is encoded by the exons ATGTCACAGGACTGCAGCGATGAGTGGGAGCTGAGCAAAGAGAATGTGCAGCCCCTTCGGCAGGGGCGTGTCATGTCTGCCTTGCAGGAGGCACTGGCTCAGAAGGAGACCTCTGTCCACACGGCTGTTCAGCTCAAAAAACA ggcgTTTGAATCTGAAATCAGATTTTACTCTGGAGATGATCCACTGGATGTCTGGGACCG GTACATCAAGTGGACAGAGCAAACCTTCCCCCAAGGTGGAAAGGAGAGCAATCTCGCAGCCATATTGGAAAGGGCAGTGAAAGCACTCAATGAACAGCAGCGGTACTACAAAGATCCCCGCTATCTTAATCTCTGGCTCAAGTTT GGAAATTGTTGTAACGAGCCTTTGGATCTGTACAGTTACCTACATAGCCAGGAAATTGGCACAACACTGGCATTACTCTACATCACATGGGCAGAAGAACTTGAGGCTAGAGGAAGTTTTAAGAAAGCAGATTTGATATTCCAGGAAGGTCTTCAGCGCAAGGCTGAGCCTTTGGACAAACTCCAGTCTCGTCACAG GCAGTTTCAGATCCGTGTTTCTCGGCAGACTCTACTGGGGCTTGAGGAGGCTCCTGATGAAGATGATGTGGGTCTTCTGGGGACTGCAGAACCTCAGAGAAGCTCATTGGCCGATCTAAaaggcagggggaagaaaaaagtgagagCCCCAATTAGTCGTGTAGGAGATGCACTTATAG CCACGAATCAAACCAGCAGCTTCCAGACACTAACTTCTCAGCAACTTTCAAATAATCcgggttttgctgtgtttgatgAAAATTCAGCTTCTGGACCTGAGGTTCCTGTACTTAAAACACAGCCATGGACAGCACCTCCAGCTCCAAGGGCCAAGGAGAATGAACTCGGTGCAGGACCTTGGAACTCTGGCAGG cGTCCTCACAGCAGTGCAAATACTGGTATAGAGGTGCCCTTCCCGCTGCCCGATTTCACTCCATATGTGGAAGAGTCAGCTCAGCAACAACTCAT gactCCCTGCAAAATTGAGCCCAGCATAAACCATGTTTTAAGTGCTCACAAACCTGAGAAAGACGAGGACCCACTACAGCGAGTGCAAAAAAATCATCAGCAGGATactcaagaaaagaaagacatggTGATGTACTGTAAAGATAAAGTTTATGCTGGAGTTGAAGAATTCTCTTTGGAAGAGATCAGAGCTGAAATctacagaaagaaagcaaagaagaaagccGAAG aGGAGATGCAGGCCATAgcacagaagaaggaagaaatacaaaggaagattgaagagctggagaagaaattaaagaagaaagatgatGACAAGCAGAAACAAGTATGTGAACAG CCAACAGAGATAACAGAAGCTTTGCCAGCTTTGGGACTGCAAGGATTTACTTTTTCCAGTGCAACTGGAGTTGGGGAGAAACAGCCTCAATTGCAAAG TGAATTCCGGGTCTCTGAAGATACTCAGCTACATAAACTATCTTGTTCTGAGG TTATCCAATCTCTTGATGTATGCCCAGATACACGAAAGGGAAACgtgtttttaaattctgaggATGAACAGGAGGGACAGGGAGATGAGGCCAGCCTTGGGAAAAAAG atgtTGGTCTCCCTCTCCCACCAGATCCTGCTacatttttctccatatttGATGAATCCTCTACTTCATCAAGTCAGAATATAAG TTCTGCAGATCATACACAGAAGAGTGCTCAGCGCCCTCTTGCTGTTCGTAAACCTTCAGATTCTCTTACTGCAAAGGAAAGTGCATCACCAGAAGCCTGT gatgagCTGAATGGAATTGAACCGTTGACTGAAGATGCAATTGTGACAGGCTCCTACAAGAACAAAACTCTTTGTGCCAACCCAGAAGACACGTGTGACTTTGTTAGGGCTGCCCACCTGGCCTCAACACCCTTTCATGGGGTGCTAGCTCAGAGAGTCccaacttctgctttttcacaggGTGTCCTGAAGGAAGGCTGTCCAGAATCTAAGAGTGTGCCTCTGAATCAGGAAGCGCTGGTTTGTCAGGGAGAGTACAATGGAGTTCTTGATGTAAACAAACTGAG CCCGATCATGGAAGCAAGCCTGGAAGATACTCGTTCGTCAGGTGGTTCTGTCTCCTCAGGATCTTCTCGGTCCTCTGTTACACAAATATCTACTATTAAATACCTGCATATCCCTGAGAAACTGGAACTTGCTCAGAGCTTGCCTGCTGAAATGGCTAGTGATTGTGGAGGTACCAATGAAAACATAACTG GTGATGATGTAACTCAGTGGAGTGCTGAACAACGTAAAAAACTTTTAGATCCTATGCCAGAAACATTGACTGCTTCTCCCGATTTTCATTTGGAGACTGGCACTCTGCCTGTCATGGAGTTGGAGAAAGAAGTTGAGCTAG GAAGTGAGACTTATTGTATCAAATGGGAATACTGGAccaatgaagaaaacaagatggtTTTTGCCATTCCAGCTAACTTCACCCAGTTGGATGCAAAGGGATTTGCAATAAAG GTGCATTCTCAGCCTGTGCCTTGGGATTTTTATATCACGCTTCAGTTACAGCAGCGTTTGAATACTGACTTTGACCAGAGCTTCAGTGAGAATTGCAGCTGTTACTTGTATCAAGATGGCTGTGCTGTTTTGCACAGGGGTATAAATCGCTTCACAATTGGG GATGTTATTCGTGCCTGCAAGCCCGTTACAGAGGAAGTTATCCTGCTGGTTGTTTATAATCTTCTGGGTGTGGTAGAGAAGCTCCACAAAGCAGAGATTGTCCATGGAGATCTGAATCCAGAGACGTTCTTTCTGGGAGACAG AATCTGTGATCCATTTGCTAATGATGAGATGGCAAGAGCTCTGAAGATAGTGGATTTCTCTCACAGTCTAGATCTGAGATTACAGTCTCGAGTAAGTTTGCCCAGCAGCTTTCCCATATTTCAGACCCATCATGGACAACAGCTTCTGACAAAAAGTTCTTTTCCTTATCAG ATAGACTTGGTTGGCATTGCAGATATAGTCCATTTGATGCTGTTTGGGGATCATGTCCAGGTCTATCAAGAGGATTCCATCTGGAAAATCAGACAAAATGTGTCGAG GACTGTTGACAGTGATTTCTGGAGTAAACTTTTTGAGCGAATTCTGAATGCAGATGGTAAGGCCACAGTGCCTCTGCTGAGGGAGTTAAAAGAGGAAATAAGTGACATGTTTGACAGCTGCTTCCAAGAACGACTTTGTGAATCCTTAGCTGCACTGGGAGAAACTTTCCTCTTGGAGAACTTCCTGTGA
- the BUB1B gene encoding mitotic checkpoint serine/threonine-protein kinase BUB1 beta isoform X4 produces the protein MSQDCSDEWELSKENVQPLRQGRVMSALQEALAQKETSVHTAVQLKKQAFESEIRFYSGDDPLDVWDRYIKWTEQTFPQGGKESNLAAILERAVKALNEQQRYYKDPRYLNLWLKFGNCCNEPLDLYSYLHSQEIGTTLALLYITWAEELEARGSFKKADLIFQEGLQRKAEPLDKLQSRHRQFQIRVSRQTLLGLEEAPDEDDVGLLGTAEPQRSSLADLKGRGKKKVRAPISRVGDALIATNQTSSFQTLTSQQLSNNPGFAVFDENSASGPEVPVLKTQPWTAPPAPRAKENELGAGPWNSGRRPHSSANTGIEVPFPLPDFTPYVEESAQQQLMTPCKIEPSINHVLSAHKPEKDEDPLQRVQKNHQQDTQEKKDMVMYCKDKVYAGVEEFSLEEIRAEIYRKKAKKKAEEEMQAIAQKKEEIQRKIEELEKKLKKKDDDKQKQVCEQPTEITEALPALGLQGFTFSSATGVGEKQPQLQSEFRVSEDTQLHKLSCSEDTRKGNVFLNSEDEQEGQGDEASLGKKDVGLPLPPDPATFFSIFDESSTSSSQNISSADHTQKSAQRPLAVRKPSDSLTAKESASPEACDELNGIEPLTEDAIVTGSYKNKTLCANPEDTCDFVRAAHLASTPFHGVLAQRVPTSAFSQGVLKEGCPESKSVPLNQEALVCQGEYNGVLDVNKLSPIMEASLEDTRSSGGSVSSGSSRSSVTQISTIKYLHIPEKLELAQSLPAEMASDCGGTNENITGDDVTQWSAEQRKKLLDPMPETLTASPDFHLETGTLPVMELEKEVELGSETYCIKWEYWTNEENKMVFAIPANFTQLDAKGFAIKVHSQPVPWDFYITLQLQQRLNTDFDQSFSENCSCYLYQDGCAVLHRGINRFTIGDVIRACKPVTEEVILLVVYNLLGVVEKLHKAEIVHGDLNPETFFLGDRICDPFANDEMARALKIVDFSHSLDLRLQSRVSLPSSFPIFQTHHGQQLLTKSSFPYQIDLVGIADIVHLMLFGDHVQVYQEDSIWKIRQNVSRTVDSDFWSKLFERILNADGKATVPLLRELKEEISDMFDSCFQERLCESLAALGETFLLENFL, from the exons ATGTCACAGGACTGCAGCGATGAGTGGGAGCTGAGCAAAGAGAATGTGCAGCCCCTTCGGCAGGGGCGTGTCATGTCTGCCTTGCAGGAGGCACTGGCTCAGAAGGAGACCTCTGTCCACACGGCTGTTCAGCTCAAAAAACA ggcgTTTGAATCTGAAATCAGATTTTACTCTGGAGATGATCCACTGGATGTCTGGGACCG GTACATCAAGTGGACAGAGCAAACCTTCCCCCAAGGTGGAAAGGAGAGCAATCTCGCAGCCATATTGGAAAGGGCAGTGAAAGCACTCAATGAACAGCAGCGGTACTACAAAGATCCCCGCTATCTTAATCTCTGGCTCAAGTTT GGAAATTGTTGTAACGAGCCTTTGGATCTGTACAGTTACCTACATAGCCAGGAAATTGGCACAACACTGGCATTACTCTACATCACATGGGCAGAAGAACTTGAGGCTAGAGGAAGTTTTAAGAAAGCAGATTTGATATTCCAGGAAGGTCTTCAGCGCAAGGCTGAGCCTTTGGACAAACTCCAGTCTCGTCACAG GCAGTTTCAGATCCGTGTTTCTCGGCAGACTCTACTGGGGCTTGAGGAGGCTCCTGATGAAGATGATGTGGGTCTTCTGGGGACTGCAGAACCTCAGAGAAGCTCATTGGCCGATCTAAaaggcagggggaagaaaaaagtgagagCCCCAATTAGTCGTGTAGGAGATGCACTTATAG CCACGAATCAAACCAGCAGCTTCCAGACACTAACTTCTCAGCAACTTTCAAATAATCcgggttttgctgtgtttgatgAAAATTCAGCTTCTGGACCTGAGGTTCCTGTACTTAAAACACAGCCATGGACAGCACCTCCAGCTCCAAGGGCCAAGGAGAATGAACTCGGTGCAGGACCTTGGAACTCTGGCAGG cGTCCTCACAGCAGTGCAAATACTGGTATAGAGGTGCCCTTCCCGCTGCCCGATTTCACTCCATATGTGGAAGAGTCAGCTCAGCAACAACTCAT gactCCCTGCAAAATTGAGCCCAGCATAAACCATGTTTTAAGTGCTCACAAACCTGAGAAAGACGAGGACCCACTACAGCGAGTGCAAAAAAATCATCAGCAGGATactcaagaaaagaaagacatggTGATGTACTGTAAAGATAAAGTTTATGCTGGAGTTGAAGAATTCTCTTTGGAAGAGATCAGAGCTGAAATctacagaaagaaagcaaagaagaaagccGAAG aGGAGATGCAGGCCATAgcacagaagaaggaagaaatacaaaggaagattgaagagctggagaagaaattaaagaagaaagatgatGACAAGCAGAAACAAGTATGTGAACAG CCAACAGAGATAACAGAAGCTTTGCCAGCTTTGGGACTGCAAGGATTTACTTTTTCCAGTGCAACTGGAGTTGGGGAGAAACAGCCTCAATTGCAAAG TGAATTCCGGGTCTCTGAAGATACTCAGCTACATAAACTATCTTGTTCTGAGG ATACACGAAAGGGAAACgtgtttttaaattctgaggATGAACAGGAGGGACAGGGAGATGAGGCCAGCCTTGGGAAAAAAG atgtTGGTCTCCCTCTCCCACCAGATCCTGCTacatttttctccatatttGATGAATCCTCTACTTCATCAAGTCAGAATATAAG TTCTGCAGATCATACACAGAAGAGTGCTCAGCGCCCTCTTGCTGTTCGTAAACCTTCAGATTCTCTTACTGCAAAGGAAAGTGCATCACCAGAAGCCTGT gatgagCTGAATGGAATTGAACCGTTGACTGAAGATGCAATTGTGACAGGCTCCTACAAGAACAAAACTCTTTGTGCCAACCCAGAAGACACGTGTGACTTTGTTAGGGCTGCCCACCTGGCCTCAACACCCTTTCATGGGGTGCTAGCTCAGAGAGTCccaacttctgctttttcacaggGTGTCCTGAAGGAAGGCTGTCCAGAATCTAAGAGTGTGCCTCTGAATCAGGAAGCGCTGGTTTGTCAGGGAGAGTACAATGGAGTTCTTGATGTAAACAAACTGAG CCCGATCATGGAAGCAAGCCTGGAAGATACTCGTTCGTCAGGTGGTTCTGTCTCCTCAGGATCTTCTCGGTCCTCTGTTACACAAATATCTACTATTAAATACCTGCATATCCCTGAGAAACTGGAACTTGCTCAGAGCTTGCCTGCTGAAATGGCTAGTGATTGTGGAGGTACCAATGAAAACATAACTG GTGATGATGTAACTCAGTGGAGTGCTGAACAACGTAAAAAACTTTTAGATCCTATGCCAGAAACATTGACTGCTTCTCCCGATTTTCATTTGGAGACTGGCACTCTGCCTGTCATGGAGTTGGAGAAAGAAGTTGAGCTAG GAAGTGAGACTTATTGTATCAAATGGGAATACTGGAccaatgaagaaaacaagatggtTTTTGCCATTCCAGCTAACTTCACCCAGTTGGATGCAAAGGGATTTGCAATAAAG GTGCATTCTCAGCCTGTGCCTTGGGATTTTTATATCACGCTTCAGTTACAGCAGCGTTTGAATACTGACTTTGACCAGAGCTTCAGTGAGAATTGCAGCTGTTACTTGTATCAAGATGGCTGTGCTGTTTTGCACAGGGGTATAAATCGCTTCACAATTGGG GATGTTATTCGTGCCTGCAAGCCCGTTACAGAGGAAGTTATCCTGCTGGTTGTTTATAATCTTCTGGGTGTGGTAGAGAAGCTCCACAAAGCAGAGATTGTCCATGGAGATCTGAATCCAGAGACGTTCTTTCTGGGAGACAG AATCTGTGATCCATTTGCTAATGATGAGATGGCAAGAGCTCTGAAGATAGTGGATTTCTCTCACAGTCTAGATCTGAGATTACAGTCTCGAGTAAGTTTGCCCAGCAGCTTTCCCATATTTCAGACCCATCATGGACAACAGCTTCTGACAAAAAGTTCTTTTCCTTATCAG ATAGACTTGGTTGGCATTGCAGATATAGTCCATTTGATGCTGTTTGGGGATCATGTCCAGGTCTATCAAGAGGATTCCATCTGGAAAATCAGACAAAATGTGTCGAG GACTGTTGACAGTGATTTCTGGAGTAAACTTTTTGAGCGAATTCTGAATGCAGATGGTAAGGCCACAGTGCCTCTGCTGAGGGAGTTAAAAGAGGAAATAAGTGACATGTTTGACAGCTGCTTCCAAGAACGACTTTGTGAATCCTTAGCTGCACTGGGAGAAACTTTCCTCTTGGAGAACTTCCTGTGA